Proteins encoded by one window of Lepeophtheirus salmonis chromosome 3, UVic_Lsal_1.4, whole genome shotgun sequence:
- the LOC121114832 gene encoding neuropathy target esterase sws isoform X4 codes for MMTKKKNATTHWRNLLLYLMTCAFYWMDSMFLGELHSHLVSIPVAANQYLYRSGDTDDSIYVVLSGTIRVYIDDKGSGSPCIIKMAHRGDGVSSLLSFIDVLTGSPSVFKSVCAKATIDSMVLKVPVSAFLHILNKNPEVLIRIVQHIMARIQRVILVALHQYLGLTKELMHESLFLNRNSINKDEEHSIDDALTGFMKELNFENVEFLREKISFRAIESGDSIMTEDFHNDAGLVYIISGSLIMSMKGESESHKDQILYIASKGEIVGQLALLTGEANFYTARAREKTKVAMITKEVLFNILSESPEMVLSLAHRTISCLSPMVRCVDFALEWINIDSGKVIYRQGDKTDCTYIVLSGRLRSFINAGIKKQMLNEYSRGDMVGLVDVVTSDNRYQTVMAVRDSELCKVPGQLLHLLKIRYPVVVSKLISLLGKRLIGTWNMGPGRTIGTKSALNEGSQFTTVALFSGSHSVPLTAFASELTHALTIVGSVIHISSCTIYDRFGPTAMDSNHEFRLTSWLGQQEDRYDVVVYQSDNDMSEWTLRCLRQADVIFNLVIASGPTDVTQREKDLEFVAKRVRKELVLIHDETITCPKGTRFWLRKRPWISSHFHLQVPKRFLTKRNEKRVIEFYKRRMNNNAPNINSDFSRLARHITGSSVGIVLGGGGARGAAHIGMLKSIQEAGIPIDKVGGVSIGAFIGGLWCSSRDISSVAQKARTYFHRLATRFLLPLLDITYPYTSILSGSYFNYTLMETFDEDLYIEDLWLPFFCVTTDITCSQERVHTKGIFWKYCRASMSYAWLLPPICDPEDGHLLMDGCYVNNVPGDIMARQQCKYILAIDVATLDDRNLYNYGDSLSGWWVLWKKINPFSRSVKIPDQSEIQLRLAFCSHYKNLEELKSNPNYEYIQPPVDRYLPGNRLVIIMEKHTLLD; via the exons ATGATGACGAAGAAGAAAAATGCAACGACTCATTGGAGAAATCTCCTATTATATCTCATGACTTGTGCTTTCTATTGGATGGATTCCATGTTTTTAGG TGAATTGCATTCACATCTTGTATCGATTCCAGTGGCAgctaatcaatatttatatcgtTCAGGAGATACGGATGACTCTATCTACGTAGTACTTAGTGGAACAATACGAGTATACATTGATGACAAAGGGTCTGGAAGTCcatgtataattaaaatggCTCATAGAGGTGATGGTGTTTCATCATTATTAAGCTTCATCGATGTTTTGACAGGATCACCTTCAGTATTTAAAAGCGTATGTGCAAAAGCTACAATAGACTCAATGGTCCTGAAAGTCCCTGTATCTGCATTCCTTCATATTCTGAATAAAAATCCAGAAGTGCTAATAAGAATCGTTCAACATATTATGGCTCGGATACAGAGAGTTATTCTCGTTGCTTTACATCAATATCTTGGCCTAACAAAAGAATTGATGCATGAATCACTCTTTTTAAATcgaaattcaataaataaagatgaagAACATTCTATTGATGATGCCTTAACTGGATTCATGAAAGAGTTGAACTTTGAGAATGTTGAATTTCTGAGAGAAAA AATTTCTTTTCGTGCCATAGAATCAGGAGACTCTATTATGACAGAAGATTTTCACAACGATGCTGGacttgtttatataatatccGGTAGTTTAATTATGTCCATGAAAGGAGAATCAGAAAGTCACAAagaccaaattttatatatagctTCTAAG GGAGAGATTGTGGGTCAACTAGCTCTTCTGACTGGAGAGGCTAATTTTTATACTGCTAGAGCTagggaaaaaacaaaagttgctATGATTACAAaggaagttttatttaatatcttatcAGAGTCACCAGAAATGGTTTTGAGCTTAGCACATCGTACAATTTCTTGTCTATCACCTATGGTTCGCTGTGTTGATTTTGCTTTAGAATGGATAAATATTGATAGTGGAAAGGTAATTTATCGACAAGGAGATAAAACTGATTGCACTTATATTGTGTTATCTGGTAGACTTAGATCTTTTATAAATGCaggaattaaaaaacaaatgttaaATGAATATTCTCGAGGTGATATGGTTGGACTTGTGGATGTTGTGACGTCTGATAATAGATATCAAACTGTGATGGCAGTTCGAGATTCAGAACTTTGTAAAGTACCAGGACAATTACTTCATCTTCTCAAAATTCGTTATCCTGTTGTTGTTTCTAAATTGATAAGTCTATTAGGAAAACGTCTTATTGGTACATGGAATATGGGTCCTGGAAGAACCATTGGAACTAAGAGTGCTCTCAATGAGGGTAGTCAATTTACAACGGTAGCTTTGTTTTCCGGATCACATTCTGTTCCATTAACGGCTTTTGCCTCTGAATTAACACATGCTCTCACTATTGTCGGGTCTGTTATTCACATATCATCCTGCACAATATACGATCGTTTTGGGCCTACTGCAATGGATTCAAATCATGAATTTCGTCTTACTTCTTGGCTCGGTCAGCAAGAAGATCGGTACGATGTTGTTGTTTATCAGTCTGATAATGATATGAGTGAATGGACTCTAAGATGTCTCCGCCAAGCAGAtgtcatatttaatttagttattgCTTCTGGTCCAACCGATGTTACACAAAGGGAAAAAGATTTAGAATTCGTCGCTAAACGAGTCCGTAAAGAACTCGTACTTATCCATGACGAAACTATAACATGTCCAAAAGGTACAAGATTTTGGCTTAGAAAACGTCCATGGATTTCTTCGCATTTTCATTTACAAGTTCCTAAACGATTCCTTactaaaagaaatgaaaaacgTGTGATAGAATTTTATAAGCGCCGAATGAATAATAATGCACCTAATATTAATTCGGATTTTTCAAGATTAGCTCGTCATATAACAGGCTCTTCCGTTGGAATTGTATTAGGTGGAGGTGGAGCTAGAGGAGCTGCACATATTGGTATGCTTAAGTCAATTCAAGAAGCTGGAATACCCATTGATAAAGTGGGGGGAGTGTCAATCGGTGCGTTCATTGGAGGTTTGTGGTGTTCCTCTAGAGACATTTCCTCTGTGGCTCAAAAGGCACGTACATATTTTCATCGACTTGCAACCAGATTTTTGCTTCCACTTCTTGATATAACATATCCTTACACATCAATTTTAAGTggttcttattttaattatactttaatggAAACTTTTGATGAAGATTTATATATTGAAGATCTTTGGCTTCCTTTTTTCTGTGTTACGACTGATATTACATGTTCGCAAGAACGAGTTCATACCAAAggtatattttggaaatattgtCGTGCCAGTATGTCATATGCGTGGCTACTTCCTCCAATATGTGATCCAGAGGATGGACATTTATTGATGGATGGATGCTACGTTAATAATGTCCCTGGAGATATTATGGCTCGACAGCAATGCAAGTATATTTTAGCTATTGATGTGGCTACACTAGATGATcgaaatttgtacaattatggTGATAGTCTATCTGGTTGGTGGGTTCTATGGAAGAAGATTAACCCCTTCTCTCGTTCTGTCAAAATTCCTGATCAATCAGAAATTCAATTACGATTGGCGTTTTGctctcattataaaaatttggaagaacttaaaagtaacccaaattatgaatatattcagcCGCCTGTTGATAGATATCTTCCTGGCAAT AGGTTGGTTATCATCATGGAAAAACATACTTTACTGGATTAA
- the LOC121114832 gene encoding neuropathy target esterase sws isoform X2: MMTKKKNATTHWRNLLLYLMTCAFYWMDSMFLGELHSHLVSIPVAANQYLYRSGDTDDSIYVVLSGTIRVYIDDKGSGSPCIIKMAHRGDGVSSLLSFIDVLTGSPSVFKSVCAKATIDSMVLKVPVSAFLHILNKNPEVLIRIVQHIMARIQRVILVALHQYLGLTKELMHESLFLNRNSINKDEEHSIDDALTGFMKELNFENVEFLREKISFRAIESGDSIMTEDFHNDAGLVYIISGSLIMSMKGESESHKDQILYIASKGEIVGQLALLTGEANFYTARAREKTKVAMITKEVLFNILSESPEMVLSLAHRTISCLSPMVRCVDFALEWINIDSGKVIYRQGDKTDCTYIVLSGRLRSFINAGIKKQMLNEYSRGDMVGLVDVVTSDNRYQTVMAVRDSELCKVPGQLLHLLKIRYPVVVSKLISLLGKRLIGTWNMGPGRTIGTKSALNEGSQFTTVALFSGSHSVPLTAFASELTHALTIVGSVIHISSCTIYDRFGPTAMDSNHEFRLTSWLGQQEDRYDVVVYQSDNDMSEWTLRCLRQADVIFNLVIASGPTDVTQREKDLEFVAKRVRKELVLIHDETITCPKGTRFWLRKRPWISSHFHLQVPKRFLTKRNEKRVIEFYKRRMNNNAPNINSDFSRLARHITGSSVGIVLGGGGARGAAHIGMLKSIQEAGIPIDKVGGVSIGAFIGGLWCSSRDISSVAQKARTYFHRLATRFLLPLLDITYPYTSILSGSYFNYTLMETFDEDLYIEDLWLPFFCVTTDITCSQERVHTKGIFWKYCRASMSYAWLLPPICDPEDGHLLMDGCYVNNVPGDIMARQQCKYILAIDVATLDDRNLYNYGDSLSGWWVLWKKINPFSRSVKIPDQSEIQLRLAFCSHYKNLEELKSNPNYEYIQPPVDRYLPGNFNMFDDILEVGYHHGKTYFTGLRKACDNSAVSEEEDLFPTSGRTYHIPPWLPARKDYKKQWVLQNRKRNESEQSYSFTDLADMVCQHIRDNSDNGSVTLSRSNSSSGFRSRTGSNSSKRSKLRHSSGSGVIKTISANNIDSDGFYHL, translated from the exons ATGATGACGAAGAAGAAAAATGCAACGACTCATTGGAGAAATCTCCTATTATATCTCATGACTTGTGCTTTCTATTGGATGGATTCCATGTTTTTAGG TGAATTGCATTCACATCTTGTATCGATTCCAGTGGCAgctaatcaatatttatatcgtTCAGGAGATACGGATGACTCTATCTACGTAGTACTTAGTGGAACAATACGAGTATACATTGATGACAAAGGGTCTGGAAGTCcatgtataattaaaatggCTCATAGAGGTGATGGTGTTTCATCATTATTAAGCTTCATCGATGTTTTGACAGGATCACCTTCAGTATTTAAAAGCGTATGTGCAAAAGCTACAATAGACTCAATGGTCCTGAAAGTCCCTGTATCTGCATTCCTTCATATTCTGAATAAAAATCCAGAAGTGCTAATAAGAATCGTTCAACATATTATGGCTCGGATACAGAGAGTTATTCTCGTTGCTTTACATCAATATCTTGGCCTAACAAAAGAATTGATGCATGAATCACTCTTTTTAAATcgaaattcaataaataaagatgaagAACATTCTATTGATGATGCCTTAACTGGATTCATGAAAGAGTTGAACTTTGAGAATGTTGAATTTCTGAGAGAAAA AATTTCTTTTCGTGCCATAGAATCAGGAGACTCTATTATGACAGAAGATTTTCACAACGATGCTGGacttgtttatataatatccGGTAGTTTAATTATGTCCATGAAAGGAGAATCAGAAAGTCACAAagaccaaattttatatatagctTCTAAG GGAGAGATTGTGGGTCAACTAGCTCTTCTGACTGGAGAGGCTAATTTTTATACTGCTAGAGCTagggaaaaaacaaaagttgctATGATTACAAaggaagttttatttaatatcttatcAGAGTCACCAGAAATGGTTTTGAGCTTAGCACATCGTACAATTTCTTGTCTATCACCTATGGTTCGCTGTGTTGATTTTGCTTTAGAATGGATAAATATTGATAGTGGAAAGGTAATTTATCGACAAGGAGATAAAACTGATTGCACTTATATTGTGTTATCTGGTAGACTTAGATCTTTTATAAATGCaggaattaaaaaacaaatgttaaATGAATATTCTCGAGGTGATATGGTTGGACTTGTGGATGTTGTGACGTCTGATAATAGATATCAAACTGTGATGGCAGTTCGAGATTCAGAACTTTGTAAAGTACCAGGACAATTACTTCATCTTCTCAAAATTCGTTATCCTGTTGTTGTTTCTAAATTGATAAGTCTATTAGGAAAACGTCTTATTGGTACATGGAATATGGGTCCTGGAAGAACCATTGGAACTAAGAGTGCTCTCAATGAGGGTAGTCAATTTACAACGGTAGCTTTGTTTTCCGGATCACATTCTGTTCCATTAACGGCTTTTGCCTCTGAATTAACACATGCTCTCACTATTGTCGGGTCTGTTATTCACATATCATCCTGCACAATATACGATCGTTTTGGGCCTACTGCAATGGATTCAAATCATGAATTTCGTCTTACTTCTTGGCTCGGTCAGCAAGAAGATCGGTACGATGTTGTTGTTTATCAGTCTGATAATGATATGAGTGAATGGACTCTAAGATGTCTCCGCCAAGCAGAtgtcatatttaatttagttattgCTTCTGGTCCAACCGATGTTACACAAAGGGAAAAAGATTTAGAATTCGTCGCTAAACGAGTCCGTAAAGAACTCGTACTTATCCATGACGAAACTATAACATGTCCAAAAGGTACAAGATTTTGGCTTAGAAAACGTCCATGGATTTCTTCGCATTTTCATTTACAAGTTCCTAAACGATTCCTTactaaaagaaatgaaaaacgTGTGATAGAATTTTATAAGCGCCGAATGAATAATAATGCACCTAATATTAATTCGGATTTTTCAAGATTAGCTCGTCATATAACAGGCTCTTCCGTTGGAATTGTATTAGGTGGAGGTGGAGCTAGAGGAGCTGCACATATTGGTATGCTTAAGTCAATTCAAGAAGCTGGAATACCCATTGATAAAGTGGGGGGAGTGTCAATCGGTGCGTTCATTGGAGGTTTGTGGTGTTCCTCTAGAGACATTTCCTCTGTGGCTCAAAAGGCACGTACATATTTTCATCGACTTGCAACCAGATTTTTGCTTCCACTTCTTGATATAACATATCCTTACACATCAATTTTAAGTggttcttattttaattatactttaatggAAACTTTTGATGAAGATTTATATATTGAAGATCTTTGGCTTCCTTTTTTCTGTGTTACGACTGATATTACATGTTCGCAAGAACGAGTTCATACCAAAggtatattttggaaatattgtCGTGCCAGTATGTCATATGCGTGGCTACTTCCTCCAATATGTGATCCAGAGGATGGACATTTATTGATGGATGGATGCTACGTTAATAATGTCCCTGGAGATATTATGGCTCGACAGCAATGCAAGTATATTTTAGCTATTGATGTGGCTACACTAGATGATcgaaatttgtacaattatggTGATAGTCTATCTGGTTGGTGGGTTCTATGGAAGAAGATTAACCCCTTCTCTCGTTCTGTCAAAATTCCTGATCAATCAGAAATTCAATTACGATTGGCGTTTTGctctcattataaaaatttggaagaacttaaaagtaacccaaattatgaatatattcagcCGCCTGTTGATAGATATCTTCCTGGCAAT tTTAATATGTTCGATGATATTTTAGAGGTTGGTTATCATCATGGAAAAACATACTTTACTGGATTAAGAAAAGCTTGCGATAACTCTGCTGTATCAGAGGAAGAAGATTTGTTTCCTACTTCTGGGAGAACGTATCATATTCCTCCGTGGCTACCTGCGAGAAAAGACTATAAGAAGCAATGGGttcttcaaaatagaaaaagaaacgaGTCAGAACAGTCTTATTCATTTACCGATCTTGCTGATATGGTATGTCAACATATTAGGGACAACTCGGACAATGGAAGTGTAACCCTGTCTCGGAGCAATTCTTCTTCGGGTTTTAGATCTAGAACAGGATCAAATTCATCAAAAAGATCCAAGCTAAGACACTCTAGTGGAAGTGGAGTAATTAAGACAATTTCTGCAAATAATATTGATTCTGATGGTTTTTATCACCTTTAG
- the LOC121114832 gene encoding neuropathy target esterase sws isoform X1, producing the protein MISIVENNGVLIITTIVILLIFLALLEIFHKYRQRRPIFEFPASDLEPSGYRFRKRDKFAFYGRKLARKVMKIDKQNAVSRLTQSFLQYSSSEDEIDDDSGSDSKFIGPAEEYLDTDDDEEEKCNDSLEKSPIISHDLCFLLDGFHVFRIFDPSVFSELHSHLVSIPVAANQYLYRSGDTDDSIYVVLSGTIRVYIDDKGSGSPCIIKMAHRGDGVSSLLSFIDVLTGSPSVFKSVCAKATIDSMVLKVPVSAFLHILNKNPEVLIRIVQHIMARIQRVILVALHQYLGLTKELMHESLFLNRNSINKDEEHSIDDALTGFMKELNFENVEFLREKISFRAIESGDSIMTEDFHNDAGLVYIISGSLIMSMKGESESHKDQILYIASKGEIVGQLALLTGEANFYTARAREKTKVAMITKEVLFNILSESPEMVLSLAHRTISCLSPMVRCVDFALEWINIDSGKVIYRQGDKTDCTYIVLSGRLRSFINAGIKKQMLNEYSRGDMVGLVDVVTSDNRYQTVMAVRDSELCKVPGQLLHLLKIRYPVVVSKLISLLGKRLIGTWNMGPGRTIGTKSALNEGSQFTTVALFSGSHSVPLTAFASELTHALTIVGSVIHISSCTIYDRFGPTAMDSNHEFRLTSWLGQQEDRYDVVVYQSDNDMSEWTLRCLRQADVIFNLVIASGPTDVTQREKDLEFVAKRVRKELVLIHDETITCPKGTRFWLRKRPWISSHFHLQVPKRFLTKRNEKRVIEFYKRRMNNNAPNINSDFSRLARHITGSSVGIVLGGGGARGAAHIGMLKSIQEAGIPIDKVGGVSIGAFIGGLWCSSRDISSVAQKARTYFHRLATRFLLPLLDITYPYTSILSGSYFNYTLMETFDEDLYIEDLWLPFFCVTTDITCSQERVHTKGIFWKYCRASMSYAWLLPPICDPEDGHLLMDGCYVNNVPGDIMARQQCKYILAIDVATLDDRNLYNYGDSLSGWWVLWKKINPFSRSVKIPDQSEIQLRLAFCSHYKNLEELKSNPNYEYIQPPVDRYLPGNFNMFDDILEVGYHHGKTYFTGLRKACDNSAVSEEEDLFPTSGRTYHIPPWLPARKDYKKQWVLQNRKRNESEQSYSFTDLADMVCQHIRDNSDNGSVTLSRSNSSSGFRSRTGSNSSKRSKLRHSSGSGVIKTISANNIDSDGFYHL; encoded by the exons ATGATTTCTATTGTTGAGAATAATGGAGTTTTAATCATTACCACTATTGTTATTCTTCTAATCTTCCTTGCCCTCCTTGAAATATTCCATAAGTATCGTCAAAGAAGACCCATCTTCGAATTCCCTGCTTCTGATTTAGAACCATCCGGCTATCGATTTCGAAAAAGAGATAAGTTTGCCTTCTATGGACGTAAACTCGCTCGAAAAGTGATGAAAATAGACAAACAGAATGCAGTTTCAAGATTAACACAGTCTTTTCTTCAATACTCAAGCTCTGAGGATGAAATCGACGACGACAGTGGTTCCGATTCCAAATTTATAGGACCAGCAGAGGAATATCTCGATACAGATGATGACGAAGAAGAAAAATGCAACGACTCATTGGAGAAATCTCCTATTATATCTCATGACTTGTGCTTTCTATTGGATGGATTCCATGTTTTTAGG ATATTCGACCCATCTGTCTTCAGTGAATTGCATTCACATCTTGTATCGATTCCAGTGGCAgctaatcaatatttatatcgtTCAGGAGATACGGATGACTCTATCTACGTAGTACTTAGTGGAACAATACGAGTATACATTGATGACAAAGGGTCTGGAAGTCcatgtataattaaaatggCTCATAGAGGTGATGGTGTTTCATCATTATTAAGCTTCATCGATGTTTTGACAGGATCACCTTCAGTATTTAAAAGCGTATGTGCAAAAGCTACAATAGACTCAATGGTCCTGAAAGTCCCTGTATCTGCATTCCTTCATATTCTGAATAAAAATCCAGAAGTGCTAATAAGAATCGTTCAACATATTATGGCTCGGATACAGAGAGTTATTCTCGTTGCTTTACATCAATATCTTGGCCTAACAAAAGAATTGATGCATGAATCACTCTTTTTAAATcgaaattcaataaataaagatgaagAACATTCTATTGATGATGCCTTAACTGGATTCATGAAAGAGTTGAACTTTGAGAATGTTGAATTTCTGAGAGAAAA AATTTCTTTTCGTGCCATAGAATCAGGAGACTCTATTATGACAGAAGATTTTCACAACGATGCTGGacttgtttatataatatccGGTAGTTTAATTATGTCCATGAAAGGAGAATCAGAAAGTCACAAagaccaaattttatatatagctTCTAAG GGAGAGATTGTGGGTCAACTAGCTCTTCTGACTGGAGAGGCTAATTTTTATACTGCTAGAGCTagggaaaaaacaaaagttgctATGATTACAAaggaagttttatttaatatcttatcAGAGTCACCAGAAATGGTTTTGAGCTTAGCACATCGTACAATTTCTTGTCTATCACCTATGGTTCGCTGTGTTGATTTTGCTTTAGAATGGATAAATATTGATAGTGGAAAGGTAATTTATCGACAAGGAGATAAAACTGATTGCACTTATATTGTGTTATCTGGTAGACTTAGATCTTTTATAAATGCaggaattaaaaaacaaatgttaaATGAATATTCTCGAGGTGATATGGTTGGACTTGTGGATGTTGTGACGTCTGATAATAGATATCAAACTGTGATGGCAGTTCGAGATTCAGAACTTTGTAAAGTACCAGGACAATTACTTCATCTTCTCAAAATTCGTTATCCTGTTGTTGTTTCTAAATTGATAAGTCTATTAGGAAAACGTCTTATTGGTACATGGAATATGGGTCCTGGAAGAACCATTGGAACTAAGAGTGCTCTCAATGAGGGTAGTCAATTTACAACGGTAGCTTTGTTTTCCGGATCACATTCTGTTCCATTAACGGCTTTTGCCTCTGAATTAACACATGCTCTCACTATTGTCGGGTCTGTTATTCACATATCATCCTGCACAATATACGATCGTTTTGGGCCTACTGCAATGGATTCAAATCATGAATTTCGTCTTACTTCTTGGCTCGGTCAGCAAGAAGATCGGTACGATGTTGTTGTTTATCAGTCTGATAATGATATGAGTGAATGGACTCTAAGATGTCTCCGCCAAGCAGAtgtcatatttaatttagttattgCTTCTGGTCCAACCGATGTTACACAAAGGGAAAAAGATTTAGAATTCGTCGCTAAACGAGTCCGTAAAGAACTCGTACTTATCCATGACGAAACTATAACATGTCCAAAAGGTACAAGATTTTGGCTTAGAAAACGTCCATGGATTTCTTCGCATTTTCATTTACAAGTTCCTAAACGATTCCTTactaaaagaaatgaaaaacgTGTGATAGAATTTTATAAGCGCCGAATGAATAATAATGCACCTAATATTAATTCGGATTTTTCAAGATTAGCTCGTCATATAACAGGCTCTTCCGTTGGAATTGTATTAGGTGGAGGTGGAGCTAGAGGAGCTGCACATATTGGTATGCTTAAGTCAATTCAAGAAGCTGGAATACCCATTGATAAAGTGGGGGGAGTGTCAATCGGTGCGTTCATTGGAGGTTTGTGGTGTTCCTCTAGAGACATTTCCTCTGTGGCTCAAAAGGCACGTACATATTTTCATCGACTTGCAACCAGATTTTTGCTTCCACTTCTTGATATAACATATCCTTACACATCAATTTTAAGTggttcttattttaattatactttaatggAAACTTTTGATGAAGATTTATATATTGAAGATCTTTGGCTTCCTTTTTTCTGTGTTACGACTGATATTACATGTTCGCAAGAACGAGTTCATACCAAAggtatattttggaaatattgtCGTGCCAGTATGTCATATGCGTGGCTACTTCCTCCAATATGTGATCCAGAGGATGGACATTTATTGATGGATGGATGCTACGTTAATAATGTCCCTGGAGATATTATGGCTCGACAGCAATGCAAGTATATTTTAGCTATTGATGTGGCTACACTAGATGATcgaaatttgtacaattatggTGATAGTCTATCTGGTTGGTGGGTTCTATGGAAGAAGATTAACCCCTTCTCTCGTTCTGTCAAAATTCCTGATCAATCAGAAATTCAATTACGATTGGCGTTTTGctctcattataaaaatttggaagaacttaaaagtaacccaaattatgaatatattcagcCGCCTGTTGATAGATATCTTCCTGGCAAT tTTAATATGTTCGATGATATTTTAGAGGTTGGTTATCATCATGGAAAAACATACTTTACTGGATTAAGAAAAGCTTGCGATAACTCTGCTGTATCAGAGGAAGAAGATTTGTTTCCTACTTCTGGGAGAACGTATCATATTCCTCCGTGGCTACCTGCGAGAAAAGACTATAAGAAGCAATGGGttcttcaaaatagaaaaagaaacgaGTCAGAACAGTCTTATTCATTTACCGATCTTGCTGATATGGTATGTCAACATATTAGGGACAACTCGGACAATGGAAGTGTAACCCTGTCTCGGAGCAATTCTTCTTCGGGTTTTAGATCTAGAACAGGATCAAATTCATCAAAAAGATCCAAGCTAAGACACTCTAGTGGAAGTGGAGTAATTAAGACAATTTCTGCAAATAATATTGATTCTGATGGTTTTTATCACCTTTAG